A region from the Alkalibacter saccharofermentans DSM 14828 genome encodes:
- the sigH gene encoding RNA polymerase sporulation sigma factor SigH gives MSHEESVYETVLEISDGASDEKLVEIAQKGDKKAMSVLALRYKKMVGIKARSYYLAGGDKDDLVQEGMIGLCKAVKDYKADRQASFKVFADLCVQRQLIGAIKKANRHKHAPLNSYVSFDYPVFDGENGAVLGDVLRMSKVSEPETVVLGNEEILDVELIINERLSNFERKVLKLYLEGKNYLEMSEQLKKEHKSIDNALQRIRKKIDTLRDTKY, from the coding sequence ATGAGCCATGAGGAATCGGTTTATGAAACTGTTTTGGAAATTTCAGATGGGGCATCTGACGAAAAGCTGGTGGAAATTGCGCAAAAGGGCGATAAAAAAGCCATGTCGGTGCTGGCCTTAAGGTATAAAAAGATGGTAGGAATCAAGGCAAGAAGCTATTATCTAGCGGGAGGCGACAAGGATGATTTGGTTCAGGAAGGGATGATAGGTCTTTGCAAGGCGGTGAAGGACTACAAGGCAGATCGCCAGGCGAGCTTCAAGGTGTTTGCGGATCTTTGCGTACAAAGGCAGTTGATTGGAGCAATAAAGAAGGCAAACAGGCATAAGCACGCCCCCCTTAATAGCTACGTATCATTTGATTATCCCGTATTCGACGGAGAAAATGGAGCAGTGTTGGGAGATGTCCTGAGAATGTCAAAAGTTTCTGAACCAGAGACTGTAGTGCTTGGAAATGAGGAAATATTGGATGTGGAGCTAATCATAAATGAGAGGCTAAGCAATTTTGAACGAAAAGTCTTGAAGCTTTACCTGGAGGGCAAGAACTATTTGGAGATGAGCGAACAGCTGAAAAAAGAGCATAAATCCATAGACAATGCCCTTCAAAGAATCAGGAAAAAGATAGATACACTGAGAGACACAAAATATTGA
- a CDS encoding GTP-binding protein — MGKAKFERTKPHVNIGTIGHVDHGKTTLTAAITTVMNKKYGTGAAVAFDNIDKAPEERERGITISTAHVEYETDARHYAHVDCPGHADYVKNMITGAAQMDGAILVVSAADG, encoded by the coding sequence ATGGGAAAAGCTAAATTTGAAAGAACTAAACCCCACGTAAATATCGGAACAATAGGACACGTAGACCACGGTAAGACTACGTTGACAGCAGCGATAACAACAGTAATGAACAAGAAGTATGGAACAGGTGCAGCGGTAGCATTCGACAACATCGACAAAGCGCCAGAAGAAAGAGAAAGAGGAATCACGATTTCTACAGCACACGTTGAGTACGAGACAGACGCGAGACATTATGCACACGTAGACTGCCCGGGACATGCGGATTACGTAAAGAACATGATTACAGGAGCAGCACAGATGGACGGAGCTATCTTGGTAGTAAGCGCGGCTGACGG